The following proteins come from a genomic window of Gossypium raimondii isolate GPD5lz chromosome 5, ASM2569854v1, whole genome shotgun sequence:
- the LOC105768355 gene encoding NAC transcription factor 56: protein MESTDSSIGSQQPNLPPGFRFHPTDEELVVHYLKKKASSAPLPVAIIAEVDLYKFDPWELPAKATFGEQEWYFFSPRDRKYPNGVRPNRAATSGYWKATGTDKPVLTSGGTQKVGVKKALVFYGGKPPKGIKTSWIMHEYRLADNKNNNKPPGYDFSNKKNSLRLDDWVLCRIYKKNNTHRPLDQDKDDSIDDMLGSIQPSISIGNQHNNPKFQFASKGTATSFGTLLENHEHSLFDGMMGNNSDEGINNGSMSQSMVNPLKRNLPSLFWTDETSIEPQANKKFHGDSNDGSMEKMDGNGSVTTLLSQLPESPSLQQQQETMMGSMGDGIYRPPFQLPGLHWYS from the exons ATGGAGAGCACGGACTCTTCGATTGGCTCGCAGCAGCCTAACCTACCACCAGGGTTCAGGTTCCACCCTACAGATGAGGAACTAGTGGTTCACTATCTCAAGAAAAAGGCTAGCTCAGCTCCTTTGCCTGTTGCGATCATTGCTGAGgttgatttatacaagtttgaTCCATGGGAGTTACCAG CAAAGGCGACATTTGGTGAGCAAGAATGGTATTTTTTTAGTCCCAGAGACCGAAAGTATCCGAACGGAGTTCGGCCAAACAGGGCGGCGACTTCGGGTTATTGGAAAGCTACCGGAACCGATAAGCCGGTATTAACATCCGGTGGGACTCAAAAGGTTGGTGTGAAGAAAGCACTGGTTTTCTATGGAGGGAAGCCACCTAAAGGGATTAAAACTAGTTGGATTATGCACGAATATAGGCTCGCTGATAATAAGAATAACAACAAGCCTCCTGGATATGACTTTAGCAACAAGAAAAACTCATTAAGG cTTGATGATTGGGTGCTATGTCGAATCTACAAGAAAAACAACACACATAGACCTTTGGATCAGGATAAAGATGACTCCATAGATGACATGCTTGGTTCAATACAACCTTCAATATCAATTGGTAACCAACATAATAACCCCAAGTTTCAATTTGCATCAAAGGGTACTGCTACAAGTTTTGGCACACTGCTTGAAAACCATGAACATAGCTTGTTTGATGGAATGATGGGGAATAATAGTGATGAAGGGATCAACAATGGTTCAATGTCTCAATCTATGGTTAATCCACTCAAAAGGAATCTCCCATCACTGTTTTGGACCGATGAAACCTCAATAGAGCCACAAGCAAACAAGAAATTTCATGGGGATAGCAATGATGGAAGCATGGAAAAGATGGATGGGAATGGTTCTGTTACCACTCTGCTTAGCCAGCTACCAGAAAGTCCTTCAttacaacaacaacaagaaaCAATGATGGGGTCAATGGGAGATGGGATTTATAGGCCTCCATTTCAACTTCCAGGACTCCATTGGTACTCTTAA